In a single window of the Blastopirellula retiformator genome:
- a CDS encoding hemerythrin domain-containing protein produces MNGNSYLNCSDEGFRHHLREEHRQLNEELDQLNACCLGQQECDVQTDWNTLRDRVHRLRDNIVHHFREEEEGSCLDEAVARRPTLAPEAREIEREHPELLTELDGLISWLDDEPVAEASLQSAKRRLNVFAENLRRHELREDALIRRGVGAFGVDD; encoded by the coding sequence ATGAACGGTAACTCCTACCTCAACTGTAGTGACGAAGGATTCCGTCACCACCTTCGTGAAGAGCATCGACAGCTTAACGAAGAACTCGACCAACTCAACGCTTGTTGCCTTGGTCAGCAAGAATGCGACGTGCAAACCGACTGGAACACGTTGCGTGATCGCGTCCATCGCCTGCGGGACAACATCGTCCATCACTTCCGCGAAGAGGAAGAAGGCTCGTGCCTGGACGAAGCGGTCGCCCGCAGACCGACCTTGGCGCCGGAAGCCCGCGAGATCGAGCGAGAGCACCCCGAACTGCTCACCGAGTTGGACGGGCTGATCAGTTGGCTCGATGACGAGCCGGTGGCCGAAGCGAGCTTACAGAGCGCCAAGCGGCGGCTGAACGTGTTCGCCGAGAACCTGCGACGTCATGAACTGCGCGAGGATGCGCTAATCCGCCGCGGCGTCGGCGCGTTCGGAGTGGATGACTAG
- a CDS encoding carbon-nitrogen hydrolase family protein, with the protein MSDPWIAAAVQMNAGEDKERNLQTAERLIAEAAQQGAKLIVLPELFNFLGRLEELASQAESLDGVTATRMRDAARKHDIFLVAGSFAERREADERVYNTSLVFDPQGARIGLYRKMHLFDVDLPDVRVQESKYVASGELPVAIRTPLGGLAQAICYDLRFPELPRSLDLQEVACLALPAAFTSKTGEAHWQVLLRARAIENQVFVIAANQHGQYVSGIQCYGHSLIVDPWGTVLAEAGGDEETVITAEISLEKLREVRQHMPTFQHRRLQQ; encoded by the coding sequence ATGTCTGATCCCTGGATCGCCGCCGCCGTGCAGATGAACGCCGGAGAGGACAAAGAGCGCAATCTGCAAACGGCCGAGCGGCTGATCGCCGAGGCCGCCCAGCAAGGGGCGAAGTTGATTGTGCTGCCAGAGCTGTTCAACTTTTTGGGGCGGCTAGAGGAGTTGGCGTCCCAGGCCGAGTCGCTCGACGGAGTCACCGCCACCCGCATGCGCGATGCCGCCCGCAAGCATGATATCTTCCTGGTGGCCGGCAGCTTCGCCGAGCGACGAGAAGCGGACGAGCGGGTCTACAACACGAGCCTCGTTTTTGACCCCCAGGGCGCCAGAATTGGCCTCTACCGCAAGATGCACCTGTTTGACGTCGACCTGCCGGATGTCCGCGTCCAGGAATCGAAGTACGTCGCCTCAGGCGAACTGCCGGTCGCCATCCGAACGCCGCTTGGCGGACTGGCGCAGGCGATTTGCTATGACTTACGGTTTCCCGAATTGCCCCGGAGCCTGGACCTGCAGGAGGTCGCTTGTCTGGCGCTGCCGGCGGCGTTTACGTCGAAGACCGGCGAGGCCCACTGGCAAGTCTTGCTTCGCGCCCGAGCGATTGAAAACCAAGTCTTTGTGATCGCCGCCAATCAACATGGCCAATACGTCAGCGGCATTCAATGCTACGGCCACTCGTTGATTGTCGATCCCTGGGGAACGGTATTAGCCGAAGCCGGCGGCGACGAAGAAACGGTCATCACCGCCGAGATCTCGCTCGAGAAGCTTCGCGAAGTTCGTCAGCACATGCCGACGTTTCAGCATCGACGCCTTCAACAATAG
- a CDS encoding YCF48-related protein: MGICYRRAPGLFASIVAIFTAAPLLAAANYAGDATLHDVHFQTPHVGMAVGDHGVIWSTRDAGANWAQIPSGVSVELRAITFADEDRGWIVGGQISPYSRISRGVVLRTIDGGRNWREIPNLGVPRLHDIAFVDANHGYAIADPSPTYPTGLFETRDGGRSWRSKLVEKPHPWRSLALLPSGGVLLTAADGATAWFDEGVYRESIPADSNRRTYQVALDPLGATALVGDAGLVMSSSDRGISWNLRTSQLPGAMGRQFDARGVTVRGQHITVVGSPGSVVLSSRDGGEHWETAATGFRPTLTAVTFADDRHGWAVGSFGTILATNDGGASWYAQRRGGEQAALFAAYRSGQKLPCEAFSQLSAAGGYLTAVEIIGRPEQNSPLELQYADCVRAACLQLGICDIDQASSFPLPSDKLGLDGREIVKRWNQANDGEALKRAEERLVRKLRTWRPQVVLTEYADPRGLDATGYLINQIVLSAVEKAADSNAYPEHLESLRLAPWQTKKVFASLPKGVDGAITITTSQIAPQLAMSFNEHAAAARSLLEEEATPPPASISFELNRNALPNEFGDRDFFSGIPLDSGGVSRRAERPLASSNLDELRRLAQRRHNVQRIVSTARLRPNGGAAWLAQLGDLTSDLPGDTGPQTLYQLAMHQHESGHGPLAAEVLTTLIDRFPEHPLAEKGVAWLLTFYGSREVADRFSGEETAPDAAPLAAEFRPTAVTPAAAFLPTETTSRPGLPAAGQAVSIERNFSRTAAKLAQEYNVKFPYVIAQPEVAFTVSRALSQEGTGRTSENLLHRLVGRGENDPWSACAQSEFVLGRNAGIPPKTIAMCLRVISPPQLDGRLDDETWRHCKPFELVSPNRGDGQWPAAAFFAYDQEYLYFAIRAKHAPGSNYTNKPSGPRERDADLSKRDHVEIYFDIDRDYASFHKMSVDWCGWTHESSFGDPTWNPKWYVQADDAAGVWTVEGAILLTDLAKTPPTSGDTWALGLQRIATGSGFQSWTIPAQAEVLPAGFGLLRFQ; the protein is encoded by the coding sequence ATGGGCATTTGCTACCGCCGAGCGCCAGGATTGTTCGCATCGATCGTCGCGATTTTTACCGCTGCGCCGCTTCTAGCGGCCGCCAACTATGCGGGCGACGCCACGCTGCATGACGTCCATTTCCAAACCCCCCACGTGGGGATGGCGGTTGGCGACCATGGCGTGATCTGGAGCACCCGCGACGCCGGGGCCAATTGGGCTCAGATCCCCTCTGGCGTTAGCGTCGAACTCCGCGCGATCACCTTTGCCGATGAAGATCGCGGCTGGATCGTCGGCGGACAAATCTCTCCCTACAGTCGCATTTCGCGCGGCGTGGTTTTGCGAACCATCGATGGCGGCCGCAACTGGCGCGAGATTCCCAATCTGGGAGTTCCCCGCTTACATGACATCGCCTTTGTCGACGCCAACCATGGCTATGCGATCGCCGATCCATCGCCGACCTATCCGACCGGCCTGTTTGAAACCCGCGATGGCGGCCGCAGTTGGCGTTCGAAGTTGGTCGAGAAGCCCCATCCCTGGCGCTCGCTGGCCTTGCTGCCCAGCGGCGGCGTGTTGCTGACGGCCGCCGATGGCGCGACCGCCTGGTTTGACGAAGGGGTTTATCGCGAATCGATTCCGGCCGACTCCAATCGCCGCACCTACCAGGTTGCGCTCGATCCGCTTGGCGCCACCGCGCTGGTTGGAGACGCCGGGCTGGTGATGTCCAGTAGCGACCGCGGCATCTCGTGGAACTTGCGCACCAGCCAACTGCCGGGCGCGATGGGACGTCAGTTTGACGCCCGCGGAGTTACGGTTCGCGGTCAGCACATCACCGTTGTCGGCTCGCCCGGTTCGGTCGTGCTGTCGTCACGTGACGGCGGCGAACATTGGGAAACGGCCGCTACCGGCTTTCGTCCCACGCTTACCGCGGTGACGTTCGCCGATGATCGACACGGTTGGGCGGTTGGATCGTTCGGCACGATCCTGGCGACCAACGACGGCGGCGCCAGTTGGTATGCGCAGCGTCGTGGCGGCGAACAGGCGGCTCTTTTCGCGGCCTACCGCAGCGGCCAGAAACTTCCTTGTGAAGCGTTCAGTCAACTCTCCGCCGCCGGCGGCTATCTGACGGCGGTCGAGATCATCGGCCGGCCCGAACAGAACTCTCCGCTTGAGCTGCAGTACGCCGATTGCGTCCGGGCGGCTTGCTTACAGCTTGGCATCTGCGACATCGACCAGGCCAGCAGCTTCCCGCTCCCCAGCGACAAGCTGGGCCTCGATGGCCGCGAAATTGTCAAGCGTTGGAATCAAGCGAACGACGGCGAGGCGCTGAAGCGAGCCGAGGAACGCTTGGTCCGCAAGCTGCGAACCTGGCGTCCACAGGTGGTGCTGACCGAGTACGCCGATCCCCGCGGTCTGGATGCGACCGGCTACCTGATCAATCAGATTGTGTTGTCGGCGGTCGAAAAAGCGGCCGACTCCAACGCCTATCCCGAACATCTTGAGTCGCTCCGTCTGGCGCCATGGCAAACCAAAAAGGTCTTCGCCTCGCTGCCGAAGGGAGTCGATGGCGCGATCACCATCACCACCTCGCAGATCGCGCCGCAACTAGCGATGTCGTTCAACGAACATGCCGCCGCCGCTCGCAGCTTGCTGGAAGAGGAAGCAACCCCGCCGCCGGCCTCGATTTCATTCGAGCTCAATCGGAACGCGTTGCCGAACGAATTTGGCGATCGCGATTTCTTCTCCGGCATTCCGCTCGACTCGGGCGGAGTCTCGCGGCGGGCCGAACGTCCGCTGGCGTCCAGCAATCTCGACGAACTTCGTCGCTTGGCGCAGCGTCGGCACAATGTACAGCGCATCGTTTCGACCGCTCGCTTGCGTCCCAATGGAGGCGCCGCGTGGCTGGCGCAGTTGGGCGACCTGACGAGCGACTTGCCTGGCGATACCGGCCCGCAAACGCTCTATCAACTGGCGATGCATCAGCATGAGTCTGGACATGGTCCGTTGGCCGCCGAGGTCCTGACGACCTTGATTGATCGCTTCCCCGAACATCCTCTGGCCGAGAAGGGAGTCGCCTGGCTGTTGACCTTCTACGGCAGTCGCGAAGTGGCCGACCGCTTCTCGGGCGAAGAGACGGCGCCCGACGCGGCGCCCTTGGCCGCCGAGTTTCGTCCGACCGCCGTAACCCCGGCCGCCGCCTTTTTGCCGACCGAAACGACGTCACGCCCTGGACTCCCTGCGGCTGGCCAGGCGGTCTCGATCGAACGCAACTTCTCTCGAACCGCCGCCAAGCTGGCCCAAGAGTACAACGTCAAGTTTCCGTATGTGATTGCCCAACCGGAAGTCGCGTTCACCGTCTCCCGGGCACTCAGCCAGGAAGGGACGGGCCGAACCTCTGAGAACTTACTGCATCGCCTGGTGGGCCGGGGAGAGAACGATCCGTGGTCGGCCTGCGCTCAGTCGGAATTCGTGCTGGGACGTAACGCCGGCATTCCGCCCAAGACGATCGCGATGTGCCTGCGGGTCATTTCGCCGCCGCAGTTGGATGGCCGGCTGGATGACGAAACGTGGCGTCACTGCAAACCGTTCGAGCTAGTCAGCCCCAACCGAGGCGATGGCCAATGGCCTGCGGCCGCCTTCTTTGCATACGACCAGGAGTATCTCTACTTCGCGATTCGCGCCAAGCATGCCCCAGGCTCCAACTACACCAACAAGCCAAGCGGTCCGCGCGAGCGCGACGCCGATCTCTCGAAGCGGGATCATGTCGAGATCTACTTCGACATCGATCGCGACTATGCGTCGTTCCACAAAATGTCGGTCGACTGGTGCGGCTGGACTCACGAGTCGAGCTTTGGCGATCCAACCTGGAATCCCAAGTGGTACGTCCAAGCGGACGACGCCGCCGGCGTTTGGACGGTGGAAGGCGCTATCCTGCTGACCGACTTGGCGAAGACGCCGCCTACCTCCGGCGATACCTGGGCATTGGGTCTACAGCGGATCGCCACCGGCAGCGGTTTTCAGTCGTGGACGATTCCGGCTCAGGCGGAAGTGCTGCCGGCCGGGTTCGGACTCCTCCGGTTTCAGTAG
- a CDS encoding oligosaccharide flippase family protein — protein MNQPDELSQQVRRGARAVIGLQLAGQIVSILVLAALYRLVDPSQFGLLGMILPVTLLLRSVGPLGLNVAAVQQRDLSQSQASSLFWLQILAGVVLTLVAAGIAPALAYFYAAPDVLGPALVMAGTALAANMYTQHQAMAEKRLRLGELAIARFAAQLIAGVVAIAIAFANGGIWALVAQQYVELLLLTAGVWWIEPWRPDAPRRDPSLGPLLHFGGYYTLSGLLFAAAQNLDKVLLALLVGHSETGQRLLGFYSQAYNQMMKPVYLTTVPLASAMLPALAATRDDTNHFRDTAAEFYRFAAIVLAPCSAGLAVVGPTAMVVLGGPEWETAGLILAIMALAALAQGMINICGSLLAAVGQAKRLALGAAVISVTLSIGYAIAVAVARQWDEELAVTFGLANAYAAGTLLVAPIYLAYCFKISNADSGRMARTLAPSILAAIGMGLLTFGIQLALSRYAGLPPIVTLVVTILFGVAAYCTLAIGEVRWLWRRMRSD, from the coding sequence ATGAACCAGCCCGACGAACTTTCGCAACAAGTCCGTCGCGGCGCCCGCGCGGTCATCGGCCTGCAGTTGGCGGGCCAGATCGTATCGATCCTCGTCCTGGCCGCCCTCTATCGCTTGGTCGATCCCAGCCAGTTTGGTTTGCTCGGCATGATCTTGCCGGTGACGTTGTTGTTGCGCAGCGTCGGACCGCTCGGCCTTAATGTCGCCGCCGTCCAGCAGCGCGACCTGTCGCAGTCGCAAGCGTCGTCGCTGTTTTGGCTGCAGATCTTGGCGGGCGTCGTACTGACGCTGGTCGCGGCCGGCATCGCGCCGGCGCTCGCTTACTTTTACGCGGCGCCCGATGTGCTTGGGCCGGCGCTGGTGATGGCCGGGACGGCACTTGCCGCAAATATGTACACCCAACATCAAGCGATGGCCGAAAAGCGACTGCGACTGGGCGAACTGGCGATCGCACGGTTTGCGGCGCAGCTGATCGCCGGCGTCGTCGCGATTGCGATCGCGTTTGCTAACGGCGGCATCTGGGCGCTGGTCGCTCAGCAATATGTCGAACTGCTACTACTGACCGCTGGCGTCTGGTGGATTGAGCCTTGGCGGCCTGACGCGCCGCGGCGTGATCCGTCGCTCGGGCCACTGCTTCACTTTGGCGGCTATTACACGTTAAGCGGCTTGCTGTTCGCCGCAGCCCAAAACCTGGACAAGGTATTGCTCGCGCTGTTGGTCGGGCATTCGGAAACAGGCCAGCGATTGCTTGGTTTTTACAGCCAGGCCTACAACCAGATGATGAAGCCGGTCTATCTGACGACCGTACCGTTGGCCTCGGCGATGTTGCCGGCGCTCGCCGCAACCCGCGACGACACGAACCACTTTCGCGACACGGCGGCCGAGTTCTACCGCTTCGCGGCGATTGTCCTGGCGCCCTGCTCTGCCGGCTTGGCGGTGGTTGGACCGACGGCGATGGTTGTGTTGGGTGGGCCTGAGTGGGAAACGGCGGGGCTGATTCTGGCGATCATGGCGCTCGCCGCACTGGCCCAAGGTATGATCAACATCTGCGGCAGCTTACTAGCGGCCGTTGGGCAAGCGAAGCGATTGGCGCTGGGCGCCGCGGTGATCAGCGTGACGCTTTCGATCGGTTATGCGATTGCTGTCGCCGTAGCCAGGCAGTGGGACGAGGAACTGGCCGTAACGTTTGGCCTGGCGAACGCCTACGCGGCGGGAACGTTGCTGGTGGCGCCGATCTACCTAGCGTATTGCTTTAAGATCAGCAATGCCGACAGCGGGCGAATGGCGCGAACGCTTGCGCCGTCGATCCTGGCGGCGATTGGAATGGGACTCCTAACGTTTGGGATACAACTGGCGCTGTCGCGATATGCCGGCCTGCCGCCGATCGTAACGCTGGTGGTTACCATCCTGTTTGGCGTCGCGGCCTATTGCACGCTCGCGATTGGCGAAGTCCGCTGGTTGTGGCGGCGGATGCGCAGCGACTGA
- a CDS encoding glycosyltransferase family 2 protein, translating to MSTSPQSPTAADSTPVENGQVRELLESICENEDVRVEFLTQLIGRAACRQLAIYRLPDDFILSVVVPVYNEVETLPKLIAAIRASGVRCEIILVDDGSTDGTRDLLDSWRDQTDLKILFHEQNQGKGAALRTGFCQATGDAVIIQDADLEYSPDDYRALLQPIVTEGADVVYGSRFIPGSRNVPRLRHYFPNKVLTWWSNLFTNFLLTDMETCYKVFRREIIQEIGPTLKERRFGIEPELTAKLSRIKGLKLREVPIRYFPRTYAEGKKIGWRDGFRALWCVIRY from the coding sequence ATGAGCACCTCTCCCCAGTCGCCTACCGCGGCTGATTCGACACCGGTCGAAAATGGCCAAGTGCGCGAATTGCTCGAATCGATCTGCGAAAATGAAGACGTTCGGGTTGAGTTTCTGACGCAATTGATCGGCCGCGCCGCCTGTCGCCAGTTGGCGATCTATCGTTTGCCCGACGACTTTATCTTGTCGGTCGTGGTCCCGGTCTATAACGAAGTTGAGACGTTGCCCAAGTTGATCGCCGCGATACGCGCCAGCGGCGTTCGCTGCGAGATCATCCTGGTCGACGACGGCAGTACCGACGGCACTCGCGATTTGCTCGACAGTTGGCGTGACCAGACCGACTTGAAGATCCTGTTCCACGAGCAGAATCAAGGAAAGGGCGCAGCGCTGCGAACCGGCTTTTGCCAGGCGACCGGCGATGCGGTAATCATTCAAGACGCCGACCTCGAATACTCGCCGGACGACTACCGCGCCTTGCTGCAGCCGATCGTCACCGAAGGGGCTGACGTCGTCTATGGCAGTCGCTTCATTCCCGGCTCACGCAACGTCCCGCGACTGCGGCATTACTTTCCGAACAAGGTACTGACCTGGTGGTCGAACCTGTTTACCAACTTTCTGCTGACCGACATGGAAACCTGCTACAAGGTCTTCCGTCGCGAGATTATTCAAGAGATCGGTCCGACCTTGAAGGAACGTCGTTTCGGCATCGAGCCGGAGCTGACCGCCAAGTTGTCGCGGATCAAAGGGCTAAAGTTGCGTGAGGTGCCGATTCGCTACTTCCCCCGCACCTATGCCGAAGGGAAGAAGATTGGTTGGCGCGACGGCTTCCGCGCGTTGTGGTGCGTGATCCGATACTAA
- a CDS encoding ribonuclease H family protein, translating into MAWLIGVDEAGYGPNLGPLVIAATVWQTPDSISGEDLYEVLSEVIAVARKSSRDQRLLVADSKKLFTAQKSLAPLERGVHSAARLLKRDASSWSSLLANIGQAPPKRLASIPWFADFDRPLPAAVTAEQVDDTAEKLDDALAKAEIRLVDVRAALLFAGEFNQRLATGNKSRVLSETTLGLVKDLLPSEAGDVTIVCDKHGGRDRYAGLLQETWGDLLFAVREESRKRSSYEWPREQGRGVIEFRQGGESFLPAALASMTAKYLRELTMEAFNAFWRGHDPQLRPTAGYPVDAKCFLQETTKLRNQLQIDDDLLWRQK; encoded by the coding sequence ATGGCATGGTTAATCGGCGTTGATGAAGCGGGATACGGGCCCAATCTCGGCCCGCTGGTGATCGCCGCCACCGTCTGGCAAACGCCTGATTCAATCTCGGGCGAAGACCTGTATGAAGTGCTGTCCGAGGTGATCGCCGTCGCCAGAAAATCGTCCCGCGACCAGCGGCTGCTCGTCGCCGACTCGAAGAAGCTATTCACCGCCCAAAAGTCGCTTGCTCCGCTGGAGCGCGGCGTGCATTCCGCGGCAAGATTGCTGAAGCGCGACGCAAGCTCCTGGAGTTCGCTGCTCGCCAACATCGGTCAGGCCCCGCCCAAACGTCTCGCGTCGATACCGTGGTTCGCCGACTTTGACCGACCGCTGCCAGCCGCCGTTACTGCCGAGCAAGTCGACGACACCGCCGAGAAGCTGGACGACGCGCTGGCCAAGGCCGAGATTCGCCTTGTCGACGTTCGGGCAGCATTGCTGTTCGCCGGCGAATTCAACCAGCGACTAGCAACCGGCAACAAGAGCCGCGTTCTGTCGGAAACGACGCTTGGCCTGGTCAAAGACCTGTTGCCGAGCGAAGCCGGCGACGTGACGATCGTCTGCGACAAGCATGGCGGCCGCGATCGCTACGCGGGGCTACTGCAGGAAACGTGGGGCGATTTGCTGTTTGCGGTGCGCGAAGAGTCACGCAAGCGGAGCAGCTATGAGTGGCCAAGAGAGCAGGGGAGGGGAGTGATCGAGTTTCGCCAAGGAGGCGAATCGTTCCTGCCGGCGGCGCTCGCCTCGATGACCGCCAAGTACCTGCGTGAGCTGACCATGGAAGCGTTCAACGCCTTCTGGCGCGGTCATGATCCGCAGCTACGCCCCACGGCCGGTTATCCGGTCGACGCCAAATGCTTTCTGCAAGAGACGACGAAGCTGCGAAACCAGCTGCAGATCGACGACGACTTGCTCTGGCGACAGAAATAG
- a CDS encoding response regulator, producing the protein MNTPAVRKINVVVVDDDPAMKRLLEQMLLTNFGDSLNLWAFTDPHEAQQWMDQICCDLLISDIEMPEIDGMGMLIFAKRRNAWTQVIFLTGHSSWDRVTEAIENGASDFLLKPLDKSELIKLINQELERFVRWQTALRGKRAAAT; encoded by the coding sequence ATGAACACGCCTGCCGTTCGTAAAATTAACGTTGTGGTCGTCGATGACGACCCTGCCATGAAGCGTCTTCTGGAGCAGATGTTGTTGACCAATTTTGGCGACAGCTTAAATCTATGGGCCTTCACCGATCCGCACGAAGCGCAGCAGTGGATGGATCAGATTTGCTGCGATCTGTTGATCAGCGATATCGAAATGCCTGAAATCGATGGCATGGGGATGCTGATCTTCGCCAAGCGTCGTAACGCCTGGACGCAGGTGATCTTTTTGACCGGTCATTCGTCGTGGGACCGGGTCACCGAAGCGATCGAGAACGGCGCCTCCGACTTCCTGCTCAAACCGCTCGACAAATCGGAGCTGATCAAGCTGATCAACCAAGAGCTGGAACGTTTCGTCCGTTGGCAAACGGCCCTGCGCGGCAAGCGGGCGGCGGCGACCTAA
- a CDS encoding chemotaxis protein CheW, translating to MTKDTLPFVLSTDGMPMANISNVLLQQEILLESGTNELEVLVFQVGRFTFGINVAKVREVLPRPEMTALPQAHPSVLGVFQLRNKVVPCVSLREHLQIQGDAGEDQQVILTDFNQMQTAFTVDAVARIHRVSWEKIMAVPAVMATGRMPITAVGQVDGQLVSMLDFEMIADQITEKTLREDAVDNPHELPRERLRIVVADDSVTVRQAMTAMLSASGYTQIQAFENGKLCWDWLESQWQAKQKLSLIADLLISDVEMPQIDGFHLTKRVKDHPGLCKLPVLLYSSIVTPDNAKKGEAVGADAQISKPELHRVVAIADELILGRPVTPATGNPVPRPAAPAPAPQPPKPAAAAPAARPAPPPAPAAPPAPSPVAPADQEDSAFNSNLLNTFRMELKERTEELGEWIVAETHDRRALLRTLHSVKSASQVVPLHEVSQAVHQMEEIAQNQQLEVPEIIGYLARLTDWLILLSMNRQPLDELLKRCPDLAASAAN from the coding sequence GTGACGAAGGACACTTTACCCTTCGTCCTCTCGACCGACGGTATGCCGATGGCCAACATAAGTAACGTTCTGCTGCAACAAGAAATTCTGCTGGAAAGCGGAACCAACGAACTTGAAGTCCTCGTATTTCAAGTCGGCCGGTTCACTTTTGGGATCAACGTCGCCAAAGTGCGCGAAGTCTTGCCGCGTCCCGAAATGACCGCCCTGCCGCAGGCCCATCCTTCGGTTCTGGGCGTCTTCCAGTTGCGCAACAAGGTCGTACCCTGCGTTTCGCTTCGCGAGCACCTGCAGATCCAAGGAGACGCCGGCGAAGATCAGCAGGTCATCCTGACCGACTTCAACCAAATGCAGACGGCGTTCACCGTCGACGCGGTTGCCCGCATCCATCGGGTCAGCTGGGAAAAAATCATGGCCGTTCCGGCCGTGATGGCGACTGGCCGCATGCCGATCACCGCGGTTGGGCAAGTCGATGGCCAACTCGTCTCGATGCTCGACTTCGAGATGATCGCCGATCAGATCACCGAAAAAACCTTGCGGGAAGACGCCGTCGACAACCCGCACGAGTTGCCGCGCGAGCGACTGCGAATTGTCGTCGCCGACGACTCGGTCACCGTGCGTCAGGCGATGACGGCCATGCTGTCCGCCAGCGGCTACACGCAAATCCAGGCATTCGAGAATGGCAAGCTTTGTTGGGATTGGCTCGAATCCCAATGGCAGGCGAAACAAAAGCTGTCGCTGATCGCCGACCTGCTGATCAGCGATGTCGAGATGCCGCAGATCGACGGGTTCCACCTGACCAAACGAGTCAAAGATCATCCTGGTCTTTGCAAGTTGCCGGTACTCCTTTATTCGTCGATCGTCACGCCTGACAACGCCAAGAAAGGGGAAGCGGTCGGCGCCGACGCTCAGATTTCCAAACCGGAACTCCACCGCGTCGTCGCCATCGCCGACGAACTGATCCTTGGCCGCCCGGTGACTCCGGCGACCGGCAACCCTGTGCCACGCCCCGCTGCTCCTGCTCCCGCGCCTCAGCCGCCCAAACCGGCCGCCGCAGCGCCAGCTGCACGGCCAGCGCCTCCTCCAGCGCCAGCGGCGCCCCCGGCTCCGTCCCCAGTCGCACCGGCAGACCAGGAGGATTCCGCTTTCAACTCAAACCTTTTGAATACGTTTCGGATGGAGTTGAAAGAAAGAACCGAGGAACTCGGCGAATGGATCGTCGCCGAAACGCATGATCGGCGAGCGCTGCTGCGAACGCTTCACAGCGTCAAATCGGCCTCACAGGTCGTGCCGCTGCACGAAGTGAGCCAAGCCGTTCACCAGATGGAAGAAATCGCGCAGAATCAACAGCTCGAAGTGCCCGAGATCATCGGCTACCTCGCTCGACTAACTGACTGGCTGATCCTCCTGTCAATGAACCGCCAGCCGCTCGATGAGCTGTTGAAGCGCTGCCCCGATCTGGCGGCTTCGGCCGCTAACTAA
- a CDS encoding universal stress protein, whose protein sequence is MKMNKILFPTDFSHCGDAAMRLATSIAKDFGATIIIIHVEEPPTSYGGGEMYYGMLEPSLDEVKKMLHEVRPTDAAVPCVHRLVAGDPPHAILKMAEEEQVDLIVMGTHGRTGLLHLLMGSNAETIVRKAKCPVLTFRQPDQVAE, encoded by the coding sequence ATGAAAATGAACAAGATTCTCTTTCCGACCGACTTTTCCCATTGCGGCGACGCTGCAATGCGATTGGCCACCTCGATCGCCAAGGACTTTGGCGCAACGATCATCATCATCCACGTTGAAGAGCCCCCAACGTCATATGGCGGCGGCGAAATGTATTACGGAATGCTGGAGCCGTCGTTAGACGAAGTGAAGAAGATGCTGCACGAAGTTCGGCCGACCGACGCCGCAGTTCCCTGCGTGCATCGCTTGGTCGCCGGCGATCCGCCGCACGCGATCTTGAAGATGGCGGAAGAGGAGCAAGTCGATTTGATCGTCATGGGAACGCACGGACGGACAGGACTATTGCACTTACTAATGGGCAGTAACGCCGAAACGATCGTACGCAAGGCGAAATGCCCGGTGTTAACTTTCCGCCAACCTGACCAGGTTGCGGAATAG